A window of Candidatus Zixiibacteriota bacterium contains these coding sequences:
- a CDS encoding TonB-dependent receptor, whose product MLAKPFKKLSVILLIALLAGVALAGTTGKIAGVVTDEQTGEPLPGVNVVIAGTNIGAASNIEGKFFIINVPPGKHTLKVNLIGYRPLEVQNVDVSIDLTTDLALELSTKAIDVGAIVVEAERPIIEKDVTSTRLRITPDEITSSVVSGILNRAAVNAGSVLGSFRGSRSGTGEVVYLLDGVNLTNPLGAAQGAGVGSGTEHGMATFIPDEAIAEAEVLTGGFGAEYPSVQSAVINIASKDGGQSYSGKFKTKSSLDVILGRDNYLGERTYDEDGIPLRIQPTYNADGEIESWEWTNDPYIDDYRRNKLFEFRQHDWSFGGPIPLDKVSIPGEMSFFTSGTYSFNRDTRDYRYWRKTQSLQGKLTYNISSSKKITVSGLSSKSDFVLRDGGTNGLDKLLYLTWGKEVNFSGPVYYSIDGEYVRPQTLAEVAEYWNDLLHENYPDTDLVITADSLQQYYVITPLGVDTVYQTTPYGWIVAEGRTNDEADSAFFYYLDMITDSANAFPVDANNNTIPFDTSMTTAVNAAIDSLENQGWARTYTGYDMSLSQYRNESWSDEFSIKFTNNLSPSSFYNLSFSRFTTSRDARTLDPWDNNPLSFGEMLEERFLSPGQIEYLKFWINPMNLGRRRTTDDGQKVYSFKGDFTSQINDANLAKMGFEYKKFDLYKEHTSIASGGNSYNDIFHVKPWQLGAYIQNKLESEGMILNIGLRFDYFDPNTFVPSDFSDPLLPEYEHDTQNIGNIFNLEKRLKGPVSAKTKSQISPRVGVSYPITEKDVLHITYGHYFQLPMFDYFYMNHGYDLRGAYKYVGNPNLEEEKTVAYEAGLEHGFNDFFKLAITGFFKDVSNLTNYKKVISTSGIIWVRSNSDYARMKGFELTFSQRSWNNISGVATYTYQISRGRAADDYQSFQDDYNNLKPRTEDYPLDSDQRHTARINVNYRIPKDKGYILGDWGIDVFWIYGSGTPYTSSNTPPPPALPDINGETFPYSWRLDLRFDKGFQLYKTFQTKIFCEIRNVTDRADIINSYDVKRYNLYGEPGGQFADPGVYSAPRRILVGMEARF is encoded by the coding sequence TTGCTGGCAAAACCATTTAAAAAGCTGTCGGTGATATTGCTGATAGCTTTGCTCGCTGGTGTTGCCCTTGCGGGAACAACCGGCAAGATTGCCGGAGTAGTTACCGATGAGCAAACCGGTGAGCCTCTACCCGGTGTCAATGTAGTAATCGCTGGAACAAACATTGGCGCTGCCTCAAATATTGAGGGGAAATTTTTTATAATTAATGTTCCCCCCGGAAAACACACCTTGAAAGTTAATCTCATCGGCTATAGACCGCTTGAGGTTCAAAATGTTGATGTTTCAATCGACTTGACTACCGATCTTGCACTGGAACTATCAACCAAGGCAATAGATGTGGGAGCGATCGTGGTTGAGGCCGAACGCCCCATTATCGAAAAGGATGTAACGTCAACCCGTTTACGGATTACACCTGATGAAATTACTAGCTCAGTAGTAAGCGGTATCCTCAACCGCGCTGCAGTAAATGCCGGCAGCGTGCTGGGTTCTTTCCGCGGCAGCCGTAGTGGAACCGGTGAGGTTGTTTATCTTCTCGATGGAGTTAATCTTACCAATCCTTTGGGGGCGGCGCAAGGTGCCGGTGTCGGTTCCGGAACCGAACATGGCATGGCAACATTCATCCCCGATGAAGCTATTGCGGAAGCCGAGGTTTTAACTGGCGGATTCGGAGCCGAGTATCCAAGCGTGCAGTCTGCTGTTATTAATATCGCCTCAAAGGATGGCGGACAATCTTACAGCGGTAAATTCAAAACCAAATCCTCGCTGGATGTTATACTTGGCAGGGATAACTATCTTGGCGAACGAACTTACGATGAGGATGGCATACCGCTGAGGATACAACCGACATATAATGCCGATGGTGAAATTGAAAGCTGGGAATGGACAAACGATCCGTATATTGATGATTACCGAAGAAATAAACTCTTTGAATTCCGTCAGCACGACTGGTCTTTCGGAGGCCCGATTCCTTTGGATAAAGTTAGCATTCCCGGTGAAATGTCCTTCTTTACCTCGGGAACATATTCTTTCAACCGCGATACGCGTGATTACAGATACTGGCGTAAAACTCAATCTCTTCAGGGTAAACTTACTTACAACATAAGTTCATCCAAAAAGATTACCGTTTCCGGTCTTTCCTCTAAGTCAGATTTTGTGCTCCGGGATGGCGGCACAAACGGTCTTGACAAATTGCTTTACCTCACATGGGGAAAGGAAGTTAATTTTTCCGGACCCGTTTATTACAGCATCGACGGCGAGTATGTAAGGCCGCAAACTCTGGCTGAGGTCGCCGAATACTGGAATGACCTGCTTCATGAAAATTACCCTGATACGGATTTGGTTATTACAGCCGACAGCCTTCAGCAGTATTATGTAATAACCCCATTAGGAGTCGATACGGTTTATCAAACCACTCCTTATGGATGGATTGTGGCTGAGGGTAGAACCAACGATGAAGCTGATTCGGCCTTCTTCTATTATCTTGACATGATTACCGACTCTGCTAATGCTTTTCCTGTAGATGCTAACAACAATACTATCCCCTTTGATACATCAATGACAACCGCAGTAAATGCCGCTATAGACAGCTTGGAAAATCAGGGCTGGGCGCGCACTTATACAGGTTATGATATGTCATTAAGCCAGTACCGCAACGAATCGTGGTCTGATGAATTTTCAATTAAATTCACCAACAACCTTAGCCCGAGCAGCTTTTACAATTTGAGCTTTTCGCGGTTTACAACCTCAAGGGATGCCAGGACTCTCGACCCATGGGATAATAATCCGCTTTCATTCGGCGAGATGCTGGAAGAAAGGTTCTTATCTCCCGGTCAAATTGAATATCTAAAATTCTGGATCAATCCAATGAACCTTGGACGCCGCAGAACAACCGATGACGGTCAGAAAGTATATTCATTCAAAGGCGACTTCACAAGCCAGATAAATGATGCCAATTTAGCTAAAATGGGTTTTGAGTACAAGAAATTCGATCTTTATAAAGAACATACTTCAATAGCTTCCGGCGGCAATTCATACAATGATATTTTCCATGTTAAACCATGGCAATTAGGCGCTTATATCCAGAATAAACTGGAAAGCGAAGGCATGATTCTTAATATTGGATTGCGTTTTGATTATTTCGACCCGAATACCTTTGTGCCGAGCGATTTTTCTGATCCGTTATTGCCTGAATATGAGCATGATACGCAAAATATCGGCAATATATTCAACCTTGAGAAAAGATTAAAAGGTCCGGTGAGCGCTAAAACAAAGAGCCAGATTTCCCCGCGAGTTGGTGTAAGCTACCCTATCACCGAGAAAGATGTGCTTCATATAACCTATGGCCACTATTTCCAACTGCCTATGTTCGATTATTTCTATATGAATCATGGTTACGATCTCAGAGGCGCTTATAAATATGTTGGCAATCCTAATCTTGAAGAGGAAAAGACTGTCGCCTATGAGGCAGGCCTTGAACATGGATTCAATGACTTTTTCAAACTGGCTATAACCGGCTTTTTCAAGGATGTTTCAAACCTGACCAACTATAAAAAAGTAATCTCTACTTCGGGCATAATCTGGGTTCGCAGTAATAGCGATTATGCAAGAATGAAAGGTTTCGAACTTACGTTTTCACAGAGGTCATGGAATAACATTTCCGGTGTGGCAACATATACCTACCAGATATCTCGCGGTCGGGCTGCGGATGATTACCAGTCATTCCAGGATGATTACAACAACCTTAAACCCAGAACCGAGGACTACCCGCTTGATTCCGACCAAAGACATACAGCCAGAATCAATGTTAATTACCGCATCCCGAAAGACAAGGGATACATACTTGGCGATTGGGGCATTGATGTATTCTGGATCTACGGTTCGGGAACGCCATATACTTCTTCGAATACCCCACCTCCTCCAGCGCTGCCGGATATTAATGGTGAAACATTCCCGTACTCATGGAGACTTGATTTGAGATTCGATAAAGGCTTTCAGCTTTATAAGACTTTTCAAACCAAGATATTCTGTGAAATTAGAAACGTTACCGACCGCGCTGACATTATAAATTCTTATGATGTCAAACGTTATAATCTGTATGGAGAACCTGGCGGACAATTTGCCGATCCGGGTGTTTATTCAGCCCCGCGCAGAATATTGGTGGGTATGGAGGCAAGATTTTAG